A part of Onthophagus taurus isolate NC chromosome 7, IU_Otau_3.0, whole genome shotgun sequence genomic DNA contains:
- the LOC139430730 gene encoding histone H2A-like translates to MSGRGKGGKVKGKAKSRSSRAGLQFPVGRIHRLLRKGNYAERVGAGAPVYLAAVMEYLAAEVLELAGNAARDNKKTRIIPRHLQLAIRNDEELNKLLSGVTIAQGGVLPNIQAVLLPKKTEKKP, encoded by the coding sequence ATGTCGGGTCGAGGAAAAGGTGGAAAAGTTAAAGGAAAAGCAAAATCCAGATCCAGTCGTGCAGGATTACAATTTCCTGTTGGTCGTATTCATCGATTGTTGAGGAAGGGCAATTACGCGGAACGCGTAGGAGCTGGAGCTCCCGTATATTTAGCGGCTGTAATGGAGTATTTGGCAGCCGAAGTTCTCGAGTTGGCCGGTAACGCTGCGAGAGACAACAAAAAGACTCGTATCATCCCTAGACATTTACAACTGGCCATACGTAACGACGAAGAATTGAATAAATTACTGTCGGGCGTGACGATTGCTCAAGGAGGTGTGCTTCCGAACATTCAAGCTGTTTTGTTACCTAAGAAGACCGAGAAAAAaccttaa
- the LOC139430577 gene encoding histone H3, protein MARTKQTARKSTGGKAPRKQLATKAARKSAPATGGVKKPHRYRPGTVALREIRRYQKSTELLIRKLPFQRLVREIAQDFKTDLRFQSSAVMALQEASEAYLVGLFEDTNLCAIHAKRVTIMPKDIQLARRIRGERA, encoded by the coding sequence atggCTCGTACGAAACAAACTGCTCGGAAATCTACCGGAGGTAAAGCGCCACGTAAACAACTCGCAACTAAAGCGGCAAGGAAAAGCGCTCCCGCTACCGGTGGTGTCAAGAAACCGCATCGTTACAGACCTGGAACCGTAGCTCTTCGAGAAATTCGTCGTTACCAGAAAAGTACCGAACTTCTAATTAGAAAGTTGCCCTTCCAACGTTTGGTTAGAGAAATTGCCCAAGATTTCAAGACCGACTTGCGATTTCAAAGCAGCGCCGTTATGGCTTTGCAAGAGGCGAGTGAAGCTTACTTGGTCGGACTTTTCGAAGATACGAACTTGTGTGCAATTCATGCAAAACGAGTAACCATCATGCCGAAAGACATTCAGCTTGCTAGGCGCATTCGCGGCGAAAGAGCCTAA
- the LOC139430546 gene encoding histone H2B, whose product MPPKTSGKAAKKAGKAQKNISKTDKKKKRKRKESYAIYIYKVLKQVHPDTGISSKAMSIMNSFVNDIFERIAAEASRLAHYNKRSTITSREIQTAVRLLLPGELAKHAVSEGTKAVTKYTSSK is encoded by the coding sequence ATGCCACCGAAAACTAGTGGGAAAGCAGCCAAAAAGGCGGGTAAAGCGCAGAAAAATATATCGAAAACCGATAAGAAGAAGAAACGCAAGAGGAAGGAAAGCTACgctatttatatttacaaggTATTGAAACAAGTTCATCCTGATACCGGTATTTCGAGCAAAGCTATGAGTATAATGAACAGTTTTGTGAACGATATCTTCGAGAGGATAGCCGCTGAAGCATCCCGTTTGGCTCATTACAACAAAAGATCAACGATCACCAGTCGAGAAATCCAGACTGCCGTCAGACTTCTGTTACCTGGAGAATTGGCGAAGCACGCTGTAAGCGAAGGCACCAAGGCTGTTACTAAGTACACAAGTTCCAAATAA
- the LOC139430796 gene encoding histone H1-like → MTDVQQTEQQTPVSSETENTSPVKNKAAGGGSSSDSSTKKKKSQRSKATHPPTSEMVNNAIKTLKERNGSSLQAIKKYMTSNYKVDAEKMAPFIKKFLKTAIAAGGIVQTKGKGASGSFKLASASAKKSGRVTTSSLKKKPAAAAAVSKRAKARAASTKKSSSPAKAKTTPVSGSPVVESKKKAAVKAKKSPTVGEKKVTSSTTAAVKKTTTVRKAPSKAKKVTKGPTKKPKAPKPKTAKKVAGGAAQLKSSSTKKRSLPKKK, encoded by the coding sequence ATGACGGATGTACAACAAACGGAACAGCAAACCCCCGTATCTTCCGAAACGGAAAACACTTCACCCGTAAAAAACAAAGCTGCCGGCGGTGGTTCCTCCTCCGATTCGTCgacgaagaaaaagaaaagccAACGATCAAAAGCCACCCATCCACCCACATCCGAAATGGTGAATAACGCGATTAAGACCCTTAAGGAACGCAACGGTTCGTCGCTTCAagctattaaaaagtacatgACTTCTAATTACAAAGTTGACGCTGAGAAGATGGCTccgtttattaagaaattccTGAAGACCGCCATCGCTGCAGGCGGTATTGTCCAAACTAAAGGTAAAGGTGCGTCAGGATCGTTTAAACTGGCATCGGCCTCTGCAAAAAAGTCAGGCAGAGTAACGACTTCCTCCCTTAAAAAGAAACctgccgccgccgccgccgtaTCTAAAAGGGCCAAAGCTCGAGCTGCCTCTACGAAGAAATCCTCCTCACCTGCGAAGGCAAAAACAACGCCGGTGTCCGGTTCCCCTGTTGTTGAAAGCAAAAAGAAGGCTGCAGTAAAAGCCAAAAAGTCGCCAACGGTCGGAGAAAAGAAAGTAACCAGCTCTACTACTGCCGCAGTCAAAAAAACCACCACGGTTAGAAAAGCACCATCAAAAGCTAAAAAAGTTACCAAGGGACCAACGAAAAAGCCGAAAGCGCCGAAACCCAAAACCGCCAAGAAAGTCGCTGGTGGTGCTGCACAATTGAAATCGTCGTCCACGAAAAAGAGAagtttaccaaaaaaaaaatga
- the LOC139430632 gene encoding histone H4 codes for MTGRGKGGKGLGKGGAKRHRKVLRDNIQGITKPAIRRLARRGGVKRISGLIYEETRGVLKVFLENVIRDAVTYTEHAKRKTVTAMDVVYALKRQGRTLYGFGG; via the coding sequence atgactGGCCGTGGAAAGGGAGGAAAAGGTCTTGGAAAAGGAGGCGCCAAACGTCATCGCAAAGTACTCCGTGACAACATCCAGGGTATCACCAAACCAGCTATCAGACGTCTTGCCCGTCGCGGCGGTGTAAAGCGTATTTCAGGATTAATTTACGAAGAAACTCGAGGAGTTTTAAAGGTTTTCCTTGAGAACGTTATTCGCGACGCTGTCACATACACTGAACACGCAAAAAGGAAAACCGTTACTGCTATGGACGTCGTTTACGCCCTTAAGCGGCAAGGTCGTACTCTCTACGGCTTTGGGggttaa